Proteins encoded in a region of the Methanobacterium petrolearium genome:
- the rpsS gene encoding 30S ribosomal protein S19 — MARKEFKYRGYTLEELQQMPLDNVIQLFPSRQRRSLKKGFLPRQKKVLEKIRKLKKDENKGGRPKIIRTHCRDMIVLPEMVGMTFGIYNGKEFVEVQIQPEMIGCYFGEFAVTRQKVQHGDPGMGATRSSMFVPLK, encoded by the coding sequence TTGGCGAGGAAAGAATTCAAGTATCGTGGTTACACCCTGGAAGAACTGCAGCAGATGCCACTGGATAATGTCATCCAGTTATTCCCATCAAGGCAACGCAGATCCCTTAAAAAGGGTTTCTTACCCAGGCAAAAAAAGGTACTAGAGAAGATACGAAAACTGAAAAAAGATGAAAACAAGGGCGGACGACCAAAAATCATCAGAACCCATTGTAGAGACATGATTGTTTTACCAGAAATGGTGGGCATGACCTTTGGCATCTACAATGGCAAAGAATTTGTGGAAGTCCAAATACAACCAGAAATGATAGGCTGTTACTTTGGAGAATTCGCAGTAACCCGACAAAAAGTACAGCACGGAGACCCTGGTATGGGTGCAACCCGTTCATCCATGTTCGTGCCCCTGAAATAA
- a CDS encoding 50S ribosomal protein L2, giving the protein MGKRLIIQRRGRGTPTHRSASHRFKGKIQYRTYDDVEKNGSLNGKVVDIIHDPGRTAPVAKVKFENGEQKLILAPESIAINDEIACGVSAPIKPGNSLPLGEIPEGTPVYNLENNPGDGGKFVRSSGTYASLITHDVGKAIVELPSGELKAFNPQSRATIGVVAGGGRKEKPFLKAGNRHYATKAKGKKCMTVRGVAMNAVDHPHGGGNRQHPGRPTTVSRHAPPGRKVGSIAAKRTGKRR; this is encoded by the coding sequence ATGGGAAAACGATTAATAATTCAAAGAAGGGGAAGAGGAACCCCCACCCACCGTAGTGCATCACACAGATTCAAAGGAAAAATACAGTACCGAACCTATGATGATGTTGAAAAAAATGGCAGCCTCAATGGAAAGGTAGTGGACATCATCCATGATCCCGGTAGAACTGCCCCGGTGGCCAAAGTCAAATTCGAAAACGGAGAACAGAAACTCATACTGGCCCCGGAAAGCATTGCCATTAATGATGAAATTGCTTGCGGAGTATCCGCACCAATAAAACCAGGAAACTCACTACCACTGGGAGAAATCCCGGAAGGAACACCGGTGTACAACCTGGAAAACAACCCTGGTGACGGAGGAAAATTCGTCCGATCCTCAGGTACTTATGCTTCTCTTATCACCCATGATGTGGGTAAAGCCATTGTGGAACTTCCCTCAGGGGAATTAAAGGCTTTCAACCCCCAAAGTCGAGCCACCATAGGAGTGGTTGCAGGGGGAGGTAGGAAAGAAAAACCATTCCTGAAAGCAGGAAACCGACACTATGCAACTAAAGCTAAGGGTAAAAAGTGCATGACAGTGCGTGGTGTAGCAATGAACGCAGTAGACCACCCACACGGTGGTGGAAACCGCCAGCACCCAGGACGACCAACCACAGTCTCCAGACATGCCCCACCAGGAAGAAAAGTGGGTTCCATAGCAGCCAAAAGAACCGGAAAAAGGAGATAA
- a CDS encoding 50S ribosomal protein L23: MDPYDIIIKPQLTEKSMNAIDYKNELTFVVRRTAKKPQIKQAFEELFDVKVERVNTQINSRGEKLAYLKLTEEASAEDIAVKMGVF; encoded by the coding sequence ATGGATCCTTACGATATAATAATCAAACCACAGTTAACTGAGAAAAGTATGAACGCAATTGACTACAAAAACGAGTTAACCTTCGTGGTCCGAAGAACAGCCAAGAAGCCACAAATCAAACAGGCTTTTGAAGAATTATTCGATGTTAAGGTTGAAAGAGTCAACACCCAGATAAACTCCCGTGGTGAAAAACTAGCCTACCTTAAACTCACCGAAGAGGCCAGTGCCGAAGACATCGCCGTAAAGATGGGTGTATTCTAA
- the rpl4p gene encoding 50S ribosomal protein L4 — translation MKKINVYSLKGKVTGEMELPEIFSEEYRPDLIKRAVLSGQSARIQPWGTDPMAGKRTTAESFGAGRGAAMVPRVKGSRHPAGSKAAFVPHAAGGRRAHPPRTARIIQEKINKKERKLAIRSALAATTNQELVELRGHQIENIPQIPFVVDDALCSVKKTKDTREIFKSLGIMDDVIRAKKGRKIRAGRGKTRGRKYKTPKGPLLVVGEDKGIRLGARNHPGVDVVVVDNINAELLAPGTHPGRLTVYTKSAIEKLGELFQNR, via the coding sequence ATGAAGAAGATCAATGTTTACTCATTAAAAGGCAAAGTTACTGGCGAGATGGAGCTTCCAGAGATATTTAGTGAAGAATACAGGCCAGACCTTATAAAAAGAGCTGTTCTCTCTGGACAAAGTGCCCGTATCCAACCATGGGGAACAGACCCCATGGCAGGTAAACGAACCACAGCAGAATCATTCGGTGCAGGTAGAGGAGCTGCAATGGTACCTCGTGTTAAGGGTTCAAGACACCCAGCAGGATCCAAAGCAGCATTCGTACCTCATGCCGCAGGCGGAAGAAGAGCTCACCCCCCAAGAACTGCCAGAATCATCCAAGAGAAGATCAACAAAAAAGAAAGAAAACTGGCCATACGTTCAGCACTGGCTGCCACCACCAACCAGGAACTGGTAGAATTAAGAGGACACCAAATTGAAAACATCCCCCAAATACCATTTGTAGTTGACGATGCCCTGTGCAGTGTCAAAAAGACCAAAGATACCCGGGAAATTTTCAAAAGTTTGGGAATAATGGATGATGTTATCAGAGCCAAAAAAGGCCGTAAGATACGTGCAGGCAGAGGAAAAACCAGGGGCAGAAAATACAAAACACCTAAAGGCCCCTTACTGGTAGTGGGAGAAGACAAAGGAATCCGTCTGGGAGCCAGAAACCATCCCGGAGTAGATGTGGTGGTTGTTGACAATATCAATGCAGAACTCCTTGCACCAGGAACCCATCCAGGAAGACTCACTGTTTACACCAAATCTGCCATAGAAAAATTGGGAGAGTTATTCCAGAACAGGTAG
- the rpl3p gene encoding 50S ribosomal protein L3, translating into MTRHHQPRKGSVAFSPRKRAARESPQISSWPESEEPGLLGFPGYKVGMTHVTMLDNTKNSPTEGIEISSPVTVVETPPAVVFGIRAYQKTSRGIKAMTDVLAAEMDEDLKRKITLPENHDSEAQIAELKEKMDAVVEIRALVHTKPRLASVPKKKPEIMEFGIGGSSVEDKLEYAISVLGKEINPADVFADGEHTDAVAVTKGKGFQGVIKRWGVRIQYGKAARSSKGRHVGSIGPWSPERTMWTVPMAGQMGYHQRTEYNKKILKIGEADQADEINPDGGFVRYGMVKNNYLLLKGSLPGPSKRLVILRKAMRPHGKHDDAPQISNISTASKQGA; encoded by the coding sequence ATGACTAGACATCATCAACCTAGAAAAGGATCAGTTGCATTTAGTCCTAGAAAAAGAGCAGCCAGAGAATCACCCCAAATTAGCTCCTGGCCCGAAAGTGAAGAGCCGGGTCTTTTGGGATTCCCAGGTTATAAAGTGGGCATGACCCATGTAACCATGCTGGATAACACCAAGAACTCACCTACCGAGGGAATTGAAATATCTTCCCCGGTCACAGTGGTAGAAACACCACCAGCAGTGGTTTTTGGTATCAGAGCTTACCAAAAAACATCAAGAGGAATCAAAGCCATGACTGATGTTCTGGCAGCAGAAATGGACGAAGATCTAAAAAGAAAAATTACACTACCGGAAAACCATGATTCTGAAGCTCAAATAGCTGAGCTAAAGGAAAAAATGGATGCAGTTGTGGAAATAAGAGCATTAGTACATACCAAACCCAGACTGGCCAGTGTCCCCAAGAAAAAACCTGAAATAATGGAATTTGGCATAGGAGGATCCAGTGTGGAAGACAAACTGGAATATGCCATCAGTGTTCTGGGTAAAGAAATCAACCCTGCCGATGTTTTTGCTGATGGTGAACACACAGATGCTGTGGCTGTCACCAAAGGTAAAGGATTCCAAGGAGTTATAAAAAGATGGGGTGTCCGAATCCAGTACGGAAAAGCCGCCAGGAGTAGCAAAGGACGGCACGTGGGTTCAATAGGACCATGGAGTCCAGAACGTACCATGTGGACTGTGCCAATGGCCGGACAGATGGGATATCACCAACGCACAGAGTACAATAAGAAAATATTAAAAATTGGGGAAGCGGACCAGGCTGATGAGATAAATCCCGACGGTGGATTTGTAAGGTATGGTATGGTTAAAAATAACTACTTACTTCTTAAAGGATCATTACCAGGACCATCCAAGAGACTGGTCATCCTCAGGAAAGCAATGAGACCACACGGAAAACACGATGATGCTCCTCAAATATCAAATATCAGTACGGCCTCCAAGCAGGGAGCCTAA
- a CDS encoding putative RNA uridine N3 methyltransferase, with protein sequence MPVKNISIFIPSSFLKETKDLKLKTYKVGLIGRSAALFRVTDIVVYSDTEDPEDRKRVKFISDILTYMNTPQYLRKKVFPITKELRNVGILPPLRTPHHPTGELRAGDFRQGLTLKRTKKGTIVDIGADRDALCKEKLSVNRVISFKVDKLGKEIIVTPDEPDFYWGYEVLSTYKSLDDSIDMLKPRPDLVVGTSHYAEPIASVLNEVREGLRGSKHLAILFGGPYSGLHELMGNPRDLLDLEVNIIPNQGTKTVRTEEAVLATLSVFNMLMD encoded by the coding sequence ATGCCAGTTAAAAATATTTCAATTTTTATACCATCTTCATTTTTGAAAGAAACAAAAGATTTAAAACTAAAGACTTACAAAGTAGGGTTGATTGGCAGATCAGCTGCCCTGTTTCGGGTGACAGACATCGTTGTTTACAGCGATACCGAAGACCCCGAAGACCGTAAAAGGGTAAAGTTTATTAGTGATATCCTCACTTATATGAATACCCCACAATACCTTAGAAAAAAGGTATTTCCTATAACTAAGGAGTTGCGGAACGTTGGAATATTACCTCCGCTTAGAACTCCTCATCACCCAACTGGAGAACTCCGTGCAGGTGATTTTAGACAGGGACTTACATTGAAAAGGACCAAAAAGGGTACCATAGTTGATATAGGTGCCGACCGGGATGCATTGTGCAAGGAAAAGCTCAGTGTAAACCGGGTTATAAGCTTTAAGGTAGATAAGTTAGGAAAAGAAATAATTGTCACCCCAGATGAACCTGATTTCTATTGGGGTTATGAAGTACTTTCTACTTATAAGAGTTTAGATGATAGCATAGACATGTTAAAACCACGACCAGATTTGGTGGTGGGCACATCACACTATGCTGAACCCATCGCTTCTGTTTTAAACGAAGTAAGAGAGGGGTTAAGGGGCTCCAAACACTTAGCTATTTTGTTTGGTGGTCCATATTCGGGCTTACACGAATTAATGGGCAATCCCAGGGACTTATTGGACTTGGAGGTTAACATCATCCCTAACCAGGGAACTAAGACTGTAAGGACTGAAGAGGCAGTTTTAGCTACTTTATCAGTATTTAATATGCTAATGGACTAG